A section of the Drosophila subobscura isolate 14011-0131.10 chromosome A, UCBerk_Dsub_1.0, whole genome shotgun sequence genome encodes:
- the LOC117895631 gene encoding uncharacterized protein LOC117895631 isoform X3 has translation MEQARPVPAPRRLCASELRPANYENIEIKPNNINNNNNINNNNNNNANISLKRLNINAENLHGHCAEKKLPASGQNKLQVLQENNAEQPQPIYGPDANENVPAEPIYAAPRPAPRQRPPPAESPQHGVELDVDAVPLRAVRTAPQVPPKPPGLEQRSSVCSLASTAGQTAGDASLYGSNASLDCSSQGSQSGRFKSQSPGNLLRSLGTTSKLLGEAIGERITFKAKGAKKRLDRNLKSSTEAISNLSADAGSRLMNASRRFGSNFTLTGRGGREDRAEDGGERCVGELDLERRQTMPSTEVFNAIQFSSPLSRNVGGGGFTDLREQAKAKDKDKHEVSPAGREGAGDEGCYEVPKVQGKPPSYDEALRARPSPPPPLAKNLAQEPPTPTPSPAAQQTQQVQLRSQRVPIRVDDASTSAASLPMPAFPPPRLSQQPEQFRLDALQPPVRQKRRKNYEHIELRRPPVDSAELKELNRAAAAAEREESLLISAKIAAEEARAPKPERSDSWQFYGEDGEEQQQQQQQRQRQEEDEGDSSPEPVYANQEATYGKLFEMATAGSSRSCSLLTPSQQQQQQQELACISEDGELDSNDGAVGGWTAPQDLIEEFDPLMSSKCSTLSRSNKSNELLLLEHLLEEDTYGTVKREREGEQDDISMCTSEEEPPSGCGTASRRQPQIVHQNAQLLSDSMENMLDREQEQLEARAGPYLGKITESSANRTAVDLASVSRNRTNWFVPDGTPSTAAATATPAASATGTGTSSSSSGSSTKAAVAIEGDSPPTYLEAIGGGGTATGTQNPPVSSESRSTLSSRLRKTITTFSSVKLRMDVMKRRSSFKRQSEVKVALQMVPRPSLSPLLVRYEGPLVRFPSGVVEDILKEMQNRKAILRDRQFQTFLDQEMKTPRESIPLDTITTLQCVSNSRVTDTATHFYCFEITTSQPKNGGNGSGSGSGNGAGDSMSSNPNLVMTSSSSGNVKQQRVSHLYGVGKESERGVWMQKILESLTNSMPVKYTCHYYRAGWCYLKNSITSEWSGTWLVLRKSQRRLIFVSEATGNVEKMDLRKARCIVLKDSDESIDNLHVGSGPMLMIDCPPFAVYMIMSSARETKIWRHIIREVAHNNGFSLGDQQLTRYDVPVIVDKCINFVYIHGSMSEGIYRKSGSENSMHKLMSAFRADAFNVEITRNEYNEHDVANVLKRFMRDLPERLLGKLTDSFVFVTELDVAAEKIPIYRELLARLSPIEHETLRRIVGHLVFISSQQTKNKMSVQNLTMIWGPTLLAKKSDELIYSQKEADVLSDLILLYKNLFPVSADEIKREQAMLACLQKYYSAAETLKDAVKQSGDIKIWISLNPNPDNTTEEKTQVNATISPTKTAYELCREYAAKMQLPTHQLTLYEVILNDSLERPLHHDTKVFDVILNWSYWPEEDRKHNYLMVRPIEMLREIQRAVKNLATVTPGKELRFADNRTKTFKSLQCELRDGKIVVSKKDKNDKTTIIREIFLQSCTAYVGCERKRDFPWSWAITFVERTQAQIMRSRDAPYIGHVLAGSEWVDRTIWYSSIWYCLYGDNILPPPEIILK, from the exons ATGGAACAGGCGCGACCTGTGCCGGCTCCGCGGCGTCTCTGCGCCTCCGAGCTGCGTCCCGCCAACTATGAGAACATCGAGATCAAGCCCAACaacattaacaacaacaacaacattaacaacaacaacaacaacaatgctaACATCAGCCTAAAGAGACTGAACATCAACGCGGAGAACCTGCACGGCCACTGTGCGGAGAAGAAGCTGCCGGCCAGTGGCCAGAACaagctgcaggtgctgcaggAGAACAATGCCGAACAGCCGCAGCCCATCTACGGTCCGGATGCCAACGAGAATGTGCCCGCGGAGCCCATCTATGCCGCGCCCCGACCAGCGCCCAGACAGCGACCACCGCCGGCGGAGTCGCCGCAGCACGGAGTGGAGCTAGACGTGGACGCGGTGCCTTTGAGAGCGGTGCGCACAGCTCCGCAGGTGCCGCCCAAGCCGCCCGGCCTGGAGCAGCGTTCGTCCGTCTGCAGCTTGGCCTCTACGGCAGGTCAGACGGCGGGGGATGCGTCTCTCTACGGCTCGAACGCCTCGCTGGACTGCAGCTCGCAGGGGTCGCAGAGCGGCAGGTTCAAGTCGCAGTCACCCGG AAATCTACTACGATCCTTGGGCACCACCTCGAAGCTGCTGGGCGAGGCCATTGGCGAACGGATCACATTCAAGGCCAAGGGGGCCAAGAAGCGTCTGGACAGGAACCTAAAGAGCTCCACGGAGGCGATCAGCAATCTCAGCGCCGACGCCGGCAGCCGCCTGATGAATGCCAGCCGACGATTTGGCTCGAACTTCACCCTGACGGGCAGAGGAGGCCGCGAGGACAGAGCAGAGGATGGCGGGGAGCGGTGCGTTGGGGAGTTGGATCTGGAGCGAAGGCAGACCATGCCCAGCACGGAAGTCTTCAATGCCATACAGTTCTCGAGTCCCCTGAGCCGGAATGTCGGCGGCGGAGGCTTCACCGATCTCCGGGAAcaggccaaggccaaggacaaggacaaacATGAAGTGTCGCCAGCTGGCAGGGAGGGTGCCGGGGATGAGGGCTGCTATGAGGTGCCCAAGGTGCAGGGAAAGCCACCCAGCTACGATGAGGCACTGAGAGCACGTCCCTCCCCACCTCCCCCACTGGCCAAGAATCTCGCCCAGGagccgccgacgccgacgccgtcGCCAGCTGCCCAGCAGACACAACAGGTTCAGCTGCGGTCGCAGCGTGTCCCGATCCGCGTGGATGATGCCTCAACGTCGGCCGCATCCCTGCCGATGCCCGCATTCCCCCCGCCGCGACTCTCCCAACAGCCGGAGCAGTTCCGGCTGGACGCACTGCAGCCGCCCGTGCGGCAGAAGCGGCGCAAGAACTACGAGCACATCGAGCTGCGGCGTCCCCCCGTGGACTCCGCCGAGCTGAAGGAACTAAATCgcgcagcggcggcagcggagCGGGAGGAGTCGCTGCTAATCTCCGCCAAGATTGCCGCCGAGGAGGCGCGTGCACCCAAGCCAGAGCGCAGCGATTCCTGGCAGTTCTACGGCGAGGATggtgaggagcagcagcagcagcaacagcagcggcagcggcaggaggaggatgagggaGACTCCTCCCCGGAGCCGGTCTATGCCAATCAGGAAGCCACCTACGGCAAGCTCTTCGAGATGGCcacggcaggcagcagtcgcagttgcagcttgttgacgcccagccagcagcagcagcagcagcaggagttggCCTGCATCAGCGAGGATGGGGAGTTGGACAGCAACGATGGAGCTGTGGGTGGCTGGACGGCGCCCCAGGACCTCATCGAGGAGTTCGATCCACTGATGAGCAGCAAGTGCTCGACGCTGTCGCGCTCCAACAAGAgcaacgagctgctgctgctcgaacaCCTGCTGGAGGAGGACACCTACGGCACTGTGAagcgggagcgggaggggGAGCAGGACGATATCAGCATGTGCACCTCCGAGGAGGAGCCGCCAAGTGGCTGCGGCACGGCGAGCCGACGCCAGCCACAGATCGTGCACCAGAATGCCCAGCTGCTGAGCGACAGCATGGAGAACATGCTCGaccgggagcaggagcagctggaggcacGGGCCGGGCCCTATCTAGGCAAGATAACCGAAAGTAGCGCCAACAGAACGGCGGTGGATCTGGCCAGCGTCTCAAGGAATCGCACAAATTGGTTTGTGCCTGATGGCACACCcagcacagccgcagccacagccacacccgcAGCTTCAGCTACAGGGACAGGCacctcgagcagcagcagcggcagcagcacaaaggcAGCCGTGGCCATTGAAGGCGACAGCCCACCCACCTACCTGGAGGCCATTGGAGGaggtggcacagccacaggcacacagaACCCACCAGTCAGCAGCGAGTCACGTTCCACGCTCAGCTCACGCCTGCGTAAGACAATTACCACATTCTCGAGCGTGAAGCTGCGCATGGATGTGATGAAGCGACGATCCAGCTTCAAGCGGCAGTCGGAGGTGAAGGTGGCACTGCAGATGGTGCCACGGCCCAGCCtgtcgccgctgctggtgcGCTACGAGGGGCCACTGGTGCGCTTCCCCTCGGGCGTGGTCGAGGATATACTCAAGGAGATGCAGAACCGCAAGGCCATACTGAGGGATCGCCAATTCCAGACGTTTCTCGACCAGGAGATGAAGACGCCCAGGGAGTCGATACCCCTGGACACCATAACCACGCTGCAGTGTGTCAGCAACAGTCGCGTCACGGACACGGCCACACACTTTTACTGCTTCGAGATCACGACGTCGCAGCCGAAGAACGGAGGCAacgggagcggcagcggcagcggcaacggagCGGGCGACAGCATGTCCTCGAATCCCAATCTCGTGATGACCAGCAGCTCGTCGGGCAACGTCAAGCAGCAGCGTGTCTCGCACCTCTATGGCGTGGGCAAGGAGTCCGAGAGGGGTGTCTGGATGCAGAAAATCCTCGAGAGCCTCACCAACAGCATGCCTGTGAAGTACACCTGCCACTACTACCGCGCGGGCTGGTGCTACCTAAAG AACTCCATCACgtcggagtggagtggcacgTGGCTGGTGTTGCGCAAGAGCCAGCGTCGTCTCATCTTCGTGAGCGAGGCCACGGGGAATGTGGAGAAGATGGACTTGCGCAAGGCGCGTTGCATAG TGCTCAAGGACAGCGACGAGTCGATTGATAACCTGCACGTCGGCAGCGGGCCAATGCTGATGATTGACTGTCCACCGTTTGCGGTCTACATGATCATGAGCTCGGCACGCGAGACAAAGATCTGGCGTCACATCATACGGGAGGTGGCCCACAACAATGGCTTCTCGCTGGGCGATCAGCAGCTGACTCGCTACGATGTGCCCGTCATTGTGGACAAGTGCATCAACTTTGTGTACATTCACGGCTCCATGTCGGAGGGTATCTACCGCAAGTCCGGCTCGGAGAACTCCATGCACAAGCTGATGAGCGCCTTCCGGGCGGATGCCTTCAACGTGGAGATCACTCGCAACGAGTACAACGAGCACGATGTGGCCAATGTGCTCAAGCGCTTCATGCGGGACCTGCCCGAGCGACTGCTGGGCAAGCTAACCGACAGCTTCGTGTTCGTCACCGAGCTGGATGTGGCCGCCGAGAAGATTCCCATCTATCGCGAGCTGCTCGCTCGCCTCTCGCCCATCGAGCACGAGACACTGCGACGAATCGTGGGCCATCTGGTGTTCATTAGCTCGCAGCAGACCAAGAACAAAATGAGCGTGCAGAATCTGACCATGATCTGGGGCCCaacgctgctggccaagaag AGCGACGAGCTGATCTACTCTCAGAAAGAGGCCGATGTGCTGAGCGATCTCATTCTTCTCTACAAGAACCTATTTCCCGTCAGTGCCGATGAAATT AAACGGGAGCAGGCCATGCTGGCGTGCCTGCAAAAGTATTACTCCGCCGCCGAGACGCTCAAAGATGCGGTGAAGCAGTCGGGAGACATTAAGATCTGGATCAGCCTCAATCCGAATCCAGACAACACCACAGAG GAAAAGACGCAGGTAAACGCCACAATATCGCCCACGAAGACCGCCTACGAGCTGTGTCGTGAGTACGCTGCCAAAATGCAACTGCCAACCCATCAGCTGACGCTGTACGAAGTGATACTGAACGACAGCTTGGAGCGGCCACTGCACCATGATACGAAGGTGTTTGACGTGATCCTGAACTGGTCGTACTGGCCGGAGGAGGATCGCAAGCACAACTATCTGATGGTGCGACCCATTGAGATGCTGCGCGAAATCCAGCGGGCGGTCAAGAATTTGGCAACGGTGACGCCCGGCAAGGAGCTGCGCTTCGCCGACAATCGCACCAAGACATTCAAATCTCTGCAGTGCGAGCTGCGGGACGGCAAGATTGTTGTCTCCAAGAAGGACAAGAACGACAAGACGACAATTATCAGGGAGATTTTCCTGCAGAGCTGTACGGCCTATGTGGGCTGTGAGCGCAAGCGAGACTTTCCCTGGAGCTGGGCCATCACCTTTGTCGAGCGCACCCAGGCGCAGATAATGAG ATCACGAGATGCTCCCTATATTGGCCATGtgctggcaggcagcgagTGGGTAGATCGTACCATTTGGTATTCGAGTATCTGGTATTGCCTCTACGGTGACAATATTCTCCCACCCCCAGAGATCATTCTCAAGTAG